One Engystomops pustulosus chromosome 7, aEngPut4.maternal, whole genome shotgun sequence DNA window includes the following coding sequences:
- the LOC140068733 gene encoding uncharacterized protein isoform X1, with protein sequence MFDLSGAMILVVLAAAALIVILISIGLAVLVWKKIKAQKNDNDELQEVLVHKAGKEDEKPTEASEPASINPVIGIVQAVDALIKQKAQSDNNDELQEVAVHKAGTEDGNPTEVSVPAAVHQRYPVTLTPRQIDILEGEDWLEDDTIDAAQEILQKQFEADGLQSCVVAELGYKPVSGPSSVQIHHDEQRRHWFTSCFRDGRILIADSMYRSLSLEGKTQLIELYSQVALDPLDVVTFLDVDQQPNNSDCGLYAIANAYELLDGNASLMHAYENSVMRAHLAMCLQRGFFSQFPRKGC encoded by the exons ATGTTTG ATCTCAGTGGCGCAATGATTCTTGTCGTGCTCGCGGCTGCAGCGCTGATAGTGATCCTTATTAGTATTGGACTGGCTGTTCTAGTCTG gaaaaaaattaaagctcAGAAAAATGACAACGATGAGCTCCAGGAAGTCTTAGTCCATAAAGCAG GAAAAGAAGATGAAAAACCAACAGAGGCTTCTGAACCTGCTTCTATAAATCCTGTTATTGGTATTGTACAGGCTGTAGATGCCTT GATAAAACAGAAAGCTCAGAGCGATAACAACGATGAGCTCCAGGAAGTCGCAGTCCATAAAGCAG GAACGGAAGATGGAAATCCAACCGAGGTTTCTGTACCTGCCGCTGTACATCAGAGATATCCTGTGACTCTTACCCCGAGACAGATAGACATCTTGGAGGGTGAGGACTGGCTAGAAGATGACACCATTGACGCCGCCCAGGAGATTCTCCAGAAacaatttgaggcagatggactgCAGTCCTGTGTAGTGGCAGAACTAGGATATAAACCAGTGTCTGGCCCATCATCAGTCCAGATCCATCATGATGAACAGCGCCGGCACTGGTTCACCTCCTGCTTCAGGGATGGGAGAATCCTTATTGCTGACAGCATGTACAGAAGTCTGTCACTTGAAGGGAAGACGCAGCTGATAGAACTATACAGTCAGGTTGCTCTTGACCCCCTGGATGTTGTGACATTTCTAGATGTTGATCAGCAGCCAAACAACAGTGACTGCGGCTTGTATGCTATAGCCAATGCATACGAGCTTCTGGATGGGAATGCAAGCTTGATGCACGCATATGAGAACAGCGTGATGAGAGCCCACCTCGCCATGTGTCTACAGAGGGGGTTCTTCAGCCAATTTCCCAGAAAGGGCTGCTAG
- the LOC140068733 gene encoding uncharacterized protein isoform X2, whose amino-acid sequence MFDLSGAMILVVLAAAALIVILISIGLAVLVWKKIKAQKNDNDELQEVLVHKAGTEDGNPTEVSVPAAVHQRYPVTLTPRQIDILEGEDWLEDDTIDAAQEILQKQFEADGLQSCVVAELGYKPVSGPSSVQIHHDEQRRHWFTSCFRDGRILIADSMYRSLSLEGKTQLIELYSQVALDPLDVVTFLDVDQQPNNSDCGLYAIANAYELLDGNASLMHAYENSVMRAHLAMCLQRGFFSQFPRKGC is encoded by the exons ATGTTTG ATCTCAGTGGCGCAATGATTCTTGTCGTGCTCGCGGCTGCAGCGCTGATAGTGATCCTTATTAGTATTGGACTGGCTGTTCTAGTCTG gaaaaaaattaaagctcAGAAAAATGACAACGATGAGCTCCAGGAAGTCTTAGTCCATAAAGCAG GAACGGAAGATGGAAATCCAACCGAGGTTTCTGTACCTGCCGCTGTACATCAGAGATATCCTGTGACTCTTACCCCGAGACAGATAGACATCTTGGAGGGTGAGGACTGGCTAGAAGATGACACCATTGACGCCGCCCAGGAGATTCTCCAGAAacaatttgaggcagatggactgCAGTCCTGTGTAGTGGCAGAACTAGGATATAAACCAGTGTCTGGCCCATCATCAGTCCAGATCCATCATGATGAACAGCGCCGGCACTGGTTCACCTCCTGCTTCAGGGATGGGAGAATCCTTATTGCTGACAGCATGTACAGAAGTCTGTCACTTGAAGGGAAGACGCAGCTGATAGAACTATACAGTCAGGTTGCTCTTGACCCCCTGGATGTTGTGACATTTCTAGATGTTGATCAGCAGCCAAACAACAGTGACTGCGGCTTGTATGCTATAGCCAATGCATACGAGCTTCTGGATGGGAATGCAAGCTTGATGCACGCATATGAGAACAGCGTGATGAGAGCCCACCTCGCCATGTGTCTACAGAGGGGGTTCTTCAGCCAATTTCCCAGAAAGGGCTGCTAG